From a single Miscanthus floridulus cultivar M001 chromosome 8, ASM1932011v1, whole genome shotgun sequence genomic region:
- the LOC136473613 gene encoding indole-3-glycerol phosphate synthase, chloroplastic-like, which yields MESLLASRSIRSSFSAVASTRGASPRPSRVATLAGAGARPLRVGPKDSILEALAKDDMLNATELVQWENGMTVNDIAASQGIRIRRHCRPTASLKEIEDGLGAPRNILETIIWDKEIEVAEGHAKKPLEEVIQAAQKAPPSRDFYGALEAAYKRNGVPALIAEVKKASPSRGVLRENFNPVEIAQAYEKNGAACLSILTDEKYFQGSFENLEKVRTSGVKCPLLCKEFVIDKWQIYNARSKGADAILLIAAVLPDVDITYFVKICAELGMTALIEVHDEREMERVLKINGVKLIGINNRSLETFVVDTSNTKMLLEKHGDSIREKGILVVGESGLFTPDDVAYVQNAGVSAVLVGESLVKQECPGRAIVGLFGKELLH from the exons ATGGAGTCTCTCCTCGCATCGCGATCCATTAGGTCTTCCTTCTCCGCCGTCGCTAGCACCAGGGGCGCTTCCCCCAGGCCCTCGCGCGTCGCCAccctcgccggcgccggcgctcgCCCGCTCCGTGTTGGCCCCAAG GACTCAATTCTTGAGGCGCTGGCAAAGGATGATATGCTGAACGCAACAGAGCTAGTCCAATGGGAGAATGGCATGACAGTGAACGACATAGCGGCTAGCCAGGGGATTCGCATCCGCAGGCACTGCCGCCCCACTGCCTCCTTGAAGGAGATAGAGGATGGGCTGGGAGCCCCTCGTAACATCCTAGAGACGATCATTTGGGACAAGGAGATTGAAGTAGCTGAG GGGCATGCTAAGAAGCCTCTGGAGGAGGTGATTCAGGCTGCACAGAAGGCCCCTCCTTCAAGAGACTTCTATGGTGCTTTAGAAGCTGCCTATAAGCGTAATGGGGTGCCTGCATTGATTGCTGAGGTCAAGAAAGCATCCCCGAGTAGGGGCGTGCTCAGGGAGAACTTTAATCCT GTTGAAATTGCTCAAGCTTATGAAAAGAATGGTGCTGCATGTTTGAGCATTTTGACAGATGAGAAGTACTTTCAG GGAAGCTTTGAGAATCTTGAGAAGGTGCGCACCTCAGGAGTGAAG TGCCCCCTTCTCTGCAAAGAGTTTGTCATTGATAAGTGGCAAATCTATAATGCTCGCTCTAAGGGTGCTGATGCAATTCTATTAATTGCTGCTGTGCTACCAGATGTTGACATAACGTACTTTGTTAAGATTTGCGCAGAGTTGGGAATGACAGCTCTTATTGAG GTTCACGATGAAAGAGAGATGGAGCGTGTGCTGAAGATAAATGGAGTTAAGCTTATTGGTATCAATAACCGAAGCCTTG AGACATTTGTTGTTGATACTTCAAACACCAAGATGTTGCTCGAGAAGCATGGCGATAGCATCAGGGAGAAGGGAATTTTG GTTGTTGGTGAATCAGGTCTGTTCACGCCAGATGATGTTGCTTATGTGCAGAATGCTGGTGTTTCTGCT GTTTTGGTGGGGGAATCCCTGGTGAAGCAAGAGTGCCCTGGACGAGCCATTGTtgggttgtttggcaaagaacTGCTGCACTGA